TGAGAAACAactatcaaaatgtaaaaaattacgaaaaaattctATATGAAAACTAAAAAATGGGAATATTTCTGGAACTCTTAATAGAAATAACAATATTATCTTCtttatcgatagtcaattgacgcagataGTCTTTCatggagaagagaaaaaaagaaattaggtTTAAGGAAGAGAAAATGGCAAAAACATCCAATCACGAAAGTACCAAGGAGGGAAACTTGCGCATGGTAGCttgtaataatatttaacaaaatataattaaattaaaataataatatttatagtaatatttaaaatgttatgaattattttaaactagttaattttaaatatttgtttatttaatatttaattacaaaAGTGATACGgggcaactagccttggattttacggcagagTTGGACTGgggctaacttttatattttaattattattttagatattttggatatttttattattttgcatattagagttttatttctattgtaaatagcctcccttggctattaggattttagactcctattaggattaggattattttgcatattagagttttatttctattgtaaatagcctcccttggctattaggattttagactcgtattaggattaggattattttatttctattataaatagtctcccttggctattaggaacggacttttcacttttcaatctttaaagaatttcaataagacttttagtctttcagcttatcttttctcttatttcgtcttaaccaaacgatattggttaaaactcctgacggagtctaaatagtccttcttttctcctatttcgtcttaaccaaacgatattggttaaaactcctgacggagtctaaatagtcctatatcagattggtatcagagcgaagttcgaccatggcagataaccaagaggcgcgacttgctgcgattgaggcatccttagcagaattgaaggagatgATCAGACAACTGATCCTacagcagggaatccaccaacccgccgcTGCCGCAAACCCCCAACcagtcgccaatcctgtggccgTCAATCCTGTGGCCACCATTCCTATGGCCGCCAATCCtaaggtcacctatgtggtgaaaaaaatcttatgttcaacaaaacaggaggatgagacgcaaaggaagaagattttccaggcaaaatgtcgagtaggagaggcaatttgcaggctaattatagatagctgcagtcgtgagaatctgatagctaagcaattggtagaaaaattacagttgcctacacagcctcacccctcaccctacaaagtcggatggatcaAGGAAGgaccgacaattgaggtcaacagaatctgcagcgtgcctatctcgatcggtaaatcttatactgaacctgttaattgtgatgttgtggatatggattgctgtggaattttgctaggtcgcccttggcaattcgacgttgatgctttgcataaagggaaggagaattcatacatgttcatgtggaatcaaaagaagattactatcttgccttccggttctgcgaaacattctaaggTGGAAGGGAAGCATACTGTTGCTGTTTCTACGGGAGTGCAGAAGTtatcaggcgcagttgagaaatctgaaGGCACACTAGCCTTATTGAtgagagcaaaaggtacaatggaggatgcaccatctttaccaccgccCGTTAAAGAGTTGTtaaaggagtttcctaagatagtggaggagtCATCAAAGCGTCCACCCctgcgggatatccaacatcagattgatctcattcatggatcaaaattaccgaaactgcctcattacaagatgagtccaaaggagagtgaaaaccTCCAAGACCAggtggaatttgcttacaacagtattgcagcaagcaacttggcaaagcagcacgtggatgttttcaaacaggagcgtggtggaggatagaaaaagcttgacgccaagaaaattggtccattccggatcattcagaagatcaatgacaatgcctatgctCTTAACCTCCcacatgaaataaaaatttcgaagacgtttaatgtgacaaatctatttcagtactaccctgctgatgacaactcgaggacgagttctttacaagtggaagggaattatacggggcaactagccttggattttacggcagaattggaccggggctaacttttatattttaattattattttggatattttgggtatttttattattttgcatattagagttttatttctattgtaaatagcctcccttggctattaggattttagactcctattaggattaggattattttgcatattagagttttatttctattgtaaatagcttcccttggctattaggattttagactcgtATTAGGattaagattattttatttctattataaatagcctcccttggctattaggaacggacttttcacttttcaatctttaaagaatttcaataagacttttagtttttcagcttatcttttctcttatttcgtcttaaccaaacgatattggttaaaacttctgtcggagtctaaatagtccttcttttctcctatttcgtcttaaccaaacgatattggttaaaacttctgacggagtctaaatagtccttcttttctcctatttcgtcttaaccaaacgatattggttaaaactactgacggagtctaaatagtcctgcaTCAAAAAGTaaatggataaaaataaaaaatctatttcCATGTAAAGtattaaaagtttttatttaataattaaaaaataataaaaatgaaattttatataatgtGGTTaggtataaattttaaaataaattaaaatttaattagaaaaattaaattatatgaaatggaaagaaaaataatattttaattaaattaatcttaaaaacttataataatatattaaagagaatttaataatatttaaattaaaattaaagaaatttttttaaaaaataaagttaagtgatgaaattgaaaatataGTACAATTGAGGGActataattaaaaatgataaaatatttgattaacAAATGTACTTATGAGTGGACTAAATTACCGtttatcttaatatttaatactataaatatttaatttttaaattgaaaaaattaattaaattaaattaatttaaatttttatttattttgattcgatttaatttttaatttaaaaaaattttaattatttcttatcACTTcgattctaataaaaaaattaaactaaaataattaataatagtaatatattatttttaataatataaaaatattaaattaaaattaaaatatttgaattaaattttaaaatttaaagtataaaaaataaaaaaattattaaaattttaaattgaaataaactaaatcaaactaataatttaatttgatttttaattaaaatcaatttaattttataaatattaattttaattttctatttattagtTCCATTTTTAATTAAACAGAACAAATGTTTATCGTAGGCTTAAACTCTCCTCAGTGCTCAGTCCTGGCCTCTCTTGTTTCTCAAGTCTTGACCGTGAAGCGTGAAGCACCAGACCTGTCCGCTCGTCATGTCGATTCCCTTCCTTTTTTCTCCTGATTGCTCTTGTACTAGCTCACCATTGTTGCCAGTACTtttctatttagtttttattgtGAAAACGTGGGCATAAGTTTGGGTTCTTTATTGTTTCtttaaattttgagaaaattattaaGTTTATGTTCAATTGATACGGAAATGATGCGTTATCAATGAACTATCTGAACTGCAATTCAGTTGATAGCCAAATTCTAGTAAGATCTGGAAAATGTTCTCTGATATGAAAATAATGAATTGTCAGCAAGCTGCATGTACTCTTCACATTCAATTTTACATGCGCTGTCTTCCATTCTTACATGGATGCTTAGCATTGGCTTAGGATTCATACGATGAGCTCTTCCTTGGGATTCAGGGGATATCAGATAATtggagaaaattaattaattcgtCCTTATTTGTGATTCTTTTCTTCTAGTGgcttattcttttttctttttctttttttttttttctttcaggaaATGGGTTGATGACATTAAGCAATTAGCAAAGGGGCTGGGAGAGAACTTCACTGATAGAGATGGTTGATGAAGCTGACCCAGATTGTAAGTTATTCTGCTTTTGTCCTGGATTCAGTTTGCAGAACTCTTAGTAGTGGTGTGTTGAAACTGTATTCACGAGGAAttacttatttttttcattGTTGTAGTTTGTTGAAATTTGCACTCTTCTTAATAAAAACAAAACTTTACTCATTTTAACGTCTGAAGATTATTTGCTagaaaataaaactaataattACAGGCTCGAAATTGTTGAAACTATAATAGAACATTTTGacaaaaattacttttatagGAATTATTTGAGAACTGAAAGTGAAACAGTGAAAAACTAAGAATATTATTGCTCAcagtcataacatacatagatGATAGAACACATAAAACAATTGAAATCTACTCATCAGCAGTTGAATCTAAACCCATTTCAGACAATTGTTCTTCTACATGTTgttcttttggttgttcaaataAGCTGTGTTTGTTTGTGTTAATCACTACTCGAAATAGGAGtggaaattgaaaaaatataaagaaagtaACGGGGATTGTGGAAAGAATAGTGAGTGGAATGTCAATCCAAGATAATCGTTTTTGGAGCAGAATAAAAATGCTAGAGCCAAAGGCTATCATCATGGTTACTACAGAGAAGAAAAGAGTAGAAAGGCCAATGATTAGTTTTCTGGGTAAGGACTTGAGGAAATCTTTCTCTGCATAACGTGAAGTGAGGATACCAAGAAATATTAGCACAGAAGTATTAGACAAGAAGAGTGATAGTGCATTTGTAATGACAAATATTAGAAATGCATCATAACCCAAGAATATAGGAATGCCTGTGTCATTTTTGGTGCCACCAGGAATTGTAAAAGCTGTTGTGAACACAACGGTGGCAATGAGAGCAGCCACAACCATACATGAAGCTGTGGTATTCTTCATCCATCTTTCACCTTCTTTCATCAACTCCGCATGTTCCTTGGTGAATAAAGTGCTAGGTGTATGACCATTTTCATTAGTTCTTTCCATGAACTTTGTTGGTACCATGCTTTGTATTTCCtagggcaaaaaaaaaaaagttctttTAATCAAGTTAATCTAGAGCCAATTTGGAATATTGCTATTTGaactatcattaaaaaaaaggtTGGATGCGTAATTTGTCATTTCACTTTTTTACAAAAAGTTATTTTATCCTCTTAATTTTATCTTCATTTTATTTACACCAACTTTCAAATTGTGAATAACTTAATCCTACAATGCAAGTGAGAGTATATATCATCCCCTTCACTTTTTCAATTGTGAAATAACTTATTTCCGATGTTGTGGGTGCTAATGAATATCACCCTCCTGTTGCAGTGATTAAGTTATTCTATAGTTTGAAAGTTGAAGAggcaaatagaataaaaataaagttgagGAGATAATGTGATTTTTAGTGAAAAGGTTAGTGGGTAAATTATGCATTTGGACAAAATAAGATCTtacatatagaaaaaaaaaagtttatgttaattacatgattttaattcaattcaaagtGCTTTAGTTATAAGAACATAGAAAGGGGTGCCTTTTTAAAAGGTGGATTCAACATGCAATATCAACCTGgccattaatttataaatttaaaatctagaaggaaaattttaaatataaagattaCCTTAAACCATTGTAATTCCTTTTGCATTTGTAGAGCTGCACCAGGGACCCGATCGAGTTGAAAGGAAGGGGACAGCTTAGCCGCCATATGTAAGAAGTTATTTGAAAATACATCTCTTTTTGTCACTATTGTGCGACGTTTTGCCCCCAATCCATAGATAAGGCTAAAAATTTTTTCTTGGCGAAGTAGGATTGCATATGCAAATAGTGTTCTTCCCTTGTTATCAACTCTCCATACTAATTCAGGGTTAGATTTGATTAGCTCCTGGATAAACTCAACTAGACCATTCTTTATTGcatcataaattattaaattaaacctAAGATTCCTGAGTTCTTCGTTTCCTAATGTTGGTATTTCCTTGAGTAGCAATTTGAGGAGTTGCAAGGCTTGAGCATGTCTCTTCTTCATATCTTTTATTCTTTCAGGGACTACAATTACATGAAAAAGTTGAGAGATCAATACAATAATGAATGTTTGATTGAATGTTAATTGATTAAGTAGTTGATGGCTTACCAAGATGTTTTAGGGATCTCCAAAGCAGTGCGTGCGCTAAGTTGACAACTGTAAGAAAAATaccatatttataataatattttagtttgaATTAATATGAAAATGAATTACTATTATTACTATGATACAACTTATTATATTTCTAGAGTCATTTAGGATATACCTTGTTTTCTTGTGCTTGTTCCACAACTTGAACCTTGCTTCCTATGCGTTTGGACATTCTCTTCATCTTTGGGCTTTGCGGGGTTAATATCATCTTGATAGGGTTCAGGAACACCTTTCATGCCATTTTATACTTATGTTTTAGCTATTTTTAAAGCAATGTATGGACACGTATTCACTTTTGTACTTACATGAGTATAACCATTGGTTCCAAAATCCAAGTGTACTTCCACTCAGAAATGCTGAAGTTTTATTAGCCAGCAAACTTATAGATAAATTTCTATGAAAATCCTCCATAAAACCAAGTCTTCGGTACTCCTTCTCCTTCAACAGATGCAGTGCTTCATCTTTATTAACAAATTATAAAACAATTATAAATTAGGGTATCAAAGatataaacaaaattaattaaatttatataacttCAAGATGCTAAAAGatattaataagttttaaattcgaatgtaaatttaagttttaaaattagaaatataCCACTAATGGTGGCTACGGGAATCAAATAGGCCCAATTTTACATCAAATCCATTAATTTTGGTCTCTAAAATCGAGATTCAAGCAGGGGCAGAGCCATGGCGGCATATTCTAAGCAATTAACGAGTCATGTGCTGAGATTAGAGGAGGCTATAAGAGGTGACTTGTTTGACCCCTAATGGCAGAATTGTTGTTTTCAAAAACAGGCCCCTATAGGGCTGCATCCTTTTGTGAAGGATTGAATCCCTAACAAGTTGAAAAGAGAGGAAAGGaatgagaaatgaaagaaacaaCAGAAAAAGAAAGGGGGAGAAGTGAGAGAAAGAGAGTGACAAGAAGAAAGATTGATTAGTATTGATAATTCTCAAAAAGCCTTGCAAGATAGCTTCTTCTGAGATATATAGGTCTCAATAACTGCCCTAACAGAATCAACTACAGTTATAGCAGAATCAGCTACTACTGTTAACATCTTTCAACTACTTAACTATCGGAGACCACcctaactattttattaattccaCGTGTAATCGCCAACCCTCTTTACTCTCCTTACTGGTCATAATATTCCCCACTTCTTGAAATCATTATTGTCCTCAGGAATGAGTAATAGAAACTGCAACACCAATAAAACTGTTGCTTTCATATACAGTAATTGAGCAACAGAATTCAACAGACAAAAGCCAAAAGAATCAAAACGTTGAATTGGGTTTTTTTTTCCTGCACCATAGGAGATGATTTTTTTTCCTTGCCTTCTTGATATTTCCTATTCGTCCTCCATAGAAAGTAAGAAATCATAGGATAGAATCCACCCTCTTTCCATTTTAGCTGAACAATAACCACATTAGAGAGCTTTGACAACCCTGTTCTGTTTTCTCCTTATCAACAGATGCATACTAAAACTCAAATCTCTTTTCctcgaaaaaaaaaagacaaccgCCTTCACATGTTTTTCTCTTCAGCTGAGTTGATTGTCCTATATATCCATCAAATCAAGATTACTTTCATCTAATGTTGTATTTAGTAGTGGATGCTTGGCCCATAGGAATTGCAAGATAATGGCCATGCTGAACCAGGCTGCTTGAATTTACATGGCCAGCTTCTGAAATGTGTCCAAGCTTCGAATCTTGAGAACTTAGATTTTCAAGGAAAGCTTTAGAAATGTTACCATCCTCAAAACGTAGATTATTCTCATCATTTGCAACATAAGCATCATTCTCAAAGCTTTGctgaatcaaattttcaagaatttgaaattttggttCCTTCTTTTGAACCAACTTCTTCTCATCTCCATTCCCATGAAAACTTTTCTTGTCATCAAGAGAAACAGTCTCCTTATTCTCGCTTGCCTTAGTCTTTGCAAATTCCCTGCCAGTACCCCGGGAAGTTTCCATTTCAtggtttctttcttcttctataTCTTCATCATTCTTCTCCTTAGTGTCCTCTCTTACACTAAATATATTAGCAAGAAAATCTTGCTCCATTTCAATAATGCCCTTGTCATTCTTATTGGGAGTTTTACTTGGAGCATCTTGGTCTTCATTTGGCTTGTTGGAATTTCCAAAAAGGTAATCTTGTCAGTTTTCCGTTCACTGACATCAGTTTTCTTA
This Manihot esculenta cultivar AM560-2 chromosome 6, M.esculenta_v8, whole genome shotgun sequence DNA region includes the following protein-coding sequences:
- the LOC110617337 gene encoding uncharacterized protein LOC110617337; this encodes MATTNTSGFGSLVIKKRMEANFENWKECMKHYLIGQDLGSIVFGEEEKPQANDPNYKDWIKKNAMALHAIENSCEEDTISNLMRKYPSEVDSAKFVWEHLAEKPSKVKHYKEEETSSILQYKTLCKAIEKGDWNTAEEWLSKNPNDVRKKISLMGLNALQVAVLSGKWKIAEQLVKLMSEEDLEMTSNYGNTAFTLAALNGRIDMMKVMLAKNKNLVTKGNDYDGRLPIVEASLFDQRETIHYLLEKTPIQYLSPLRGDKNGATLLNCFISDGLYDEALHLLKEKEYRRLGFMEDFHRNLSISLLANKTSAFLSGSTLGFWNQWLYSCVPEPYQDDINPAKPKDEENVQTHRKQGSSCGTSTRKQVVNLAHALLWRSLKHLVPERIKDMKKRHAQALQLLKLLLKEIPTLGNEELRNLRFNLIIYDAIKNGLVEFIQELIKSNPELVWRVDNKGRTLFAYAILLRQEKIFSLIYGLGAKRRTIVTKRDVFSNNFLHMAAKLSPSFQLDRVPGAALQMQKELQWFKEIQSMVPTKFMERTNENGHTPSTLFTKEHAELMKEGERWMKNTTASCMVVAALIATVVFTTAFTIPGGTKNDTGIPIFLGYDAFLIFVITNALSLFLSNTSVLIFLGILTSRYAEKDFLKSLPRKLIIGLSTLFFSVVTMMIAFGSSIFILLQKRLSWIDIPLTILSTIPVTFFIFFQFPLLFRVVINTNKHSLFEQPKEQHVEEQLSEMGLDSTADE